The following DNA comes from Camelina sativa cultivar DH55 chromosome 14, Cs, whole genome shotgun sequence.
ATGTAGAATTAAAGTGGATGTGTAGAAAAAAATTCTTAGAATAGGGGTACTAGAgaattaaatcagtttttgacGGGTTACGCGGAACATGAACACGGTACTCGTGGATGTAAGAAAAGTCAGAGTTAGCTTAACGCGTATTAATTATCCACGTAGGCATTATTatgatttgcattttttttgtgttaagagcttttttaatttgtaacttTGCTATACTTCCAATCAAAATCCTTAGAAAAGTTAATTGCGAGAATCCCAAGACACTAGTTGCAAAATGTTAATAGTAGTAGAATTTTAAGACCAAGCAGAATTAGGTTGTAATTAACGTTTGTATTTTCTAagactagattaagacccgtgctctagcacggattaaaattcattttatttatattgtaattttttataaaatataatttatgtaattgtttttaaagtttttttggataaaatattatacaataaaattaaatgctaaatatgatgatttgaaatatgatgatttgaaaaagacacttattttgtaaattttatattgttaatgattttagataagtaggagctataacattgtttaaattttattttatacaaaatttgtatattttctattttaatatgttgtattagtttatgtaatgtgaagttatttcaacaatgtatgtTCTatctcatgacttgaatgtcattataagacataatgtTGTATTATAAGACAACCttatgacttgaatgtcattataattgtgaatttgattttttaaagcgagtttttatattataaataatttaatatatcgttatactttttgtttttatattatagtgacatattattgacattgctataacaaaccaatttagagtgtttatagtttctaacattaatatcaagtttcaacattttagaaatatttcaaaataaattatttaatttttattatattatataaaattataaaattcaacaaaaaagtatgaaatgaatctaaatattcaaattttgactcgTTACTTAGTAAATGCTCCAAGTGGTGACtagtttttagaaaaagaatgGACAAGAATGTGTTTTTCCTCATTTTTGTTACCATTTACGAGTAACATATCTTCCAAATTCTGAAACATGGACCCCACACTATTCTTATacgttcttttttattttaggaatcaCAGAAGAAATTTGTTCCTCTTCAATTTGTCAGTGGAacaaacaggaaaaaaaaataattattattttttaaaaaaaataattcatgcaaaatctaataaattgaaaaaaaagttgataatAACGTTCAAAGGAAAACCTCACGATAAAAGAAGGTACATGATAACGTTAAACTCTTCTAAACTTATATCTTTTGATTCAACTAGTTCCACaacttatattttaaacaatttgtaCATATCCaatatcaaattcaaactcATCTTGATCTATCTCATAATTATCTCATGAACAGTTTAATAATTTAAGTCTAATAAAATACAACTATAAATAGTCTTCAGCACAAGAAGCCatcatagagaaaaaaaaaccctacgaTCGAGAGACGTAAAggtgaaaaaaataatcatacaGTATTTTTTAGCatgacttcttttgtttttttttctgttttgcttacattcttgtgtttggttttattaatttatgtatttgattttgatttttagaaaaaatttggATTATGGCAAGTTCCCAAGAGACTATTGGATCATCACGGCGTGGAGGTctttcaagaaacaaacaaaggcAAATCAACCACTGCATCAGGGATCGATACCGAAGAAAAGGTATATATGTTTtgcatataattatttattaaatttcaatgcaTATAGGATGAATGTATTTAAACGAAACATGATTACtgagtatgtatatattatagtatgtGTGGAAGGAAAGACATTGTCAAATTATGCTTGAACTCGTTATTACGGAGCTAAAATCAAATGACCACTCGAGTAAAATGCCGAATGTTGCTGGTAGAAAAAGAgttgaaaacaaattatttgagtTGACCGGAGAGAAGCTTGTTTGGGATAGTGAGATAAAGAGCAAAATCGAGTACTTGCATAAGCTTTGGCAAATTAATAGGCAACTGATGGAACGCACgggtgttgttgttgatccgTCCACTGGACAAATAATTATGTCAACATCTTGGTGGAATGATCGAATTGCTGTAAGTCTCTTTGTTatcatttataatatttttatatgaatagaaaattttattctaatatgttttgaatCATTGACAGGAATttgaaaataaagataaatttgttcGGGTTTTGAAGAACAAGCCTTTGCCCTTCAAAGATTTGTTGGACCAGATATATGGTCAACATGATGTCGATCAAGATGAACGTTACTCTCCGTTTACTTTTGGGGACATCTCCAGGAGACACAATCTGCTTTGGCAAACACGAATGATGTAGTAATACCAAAACACAAGAGgatgcatcaaaatcaaaaaaatgatgaagatgatgaagtggATGATGCACCAGCAGCTGAAGAAACGAGATTAAATTGCTGAGCAAATATGGTCTTGTAAAGAGACGTTGTTCTCAACGTCTATAgttgattatttttataattatcatattagtatCACGGGTTACCAAAAGTTCCAGCATTTCATGTTTATGTTCGTGTATCATGTTCGTACATGGGTTTGATGCttgtttttgattaaatttttttatatatatttttatttttatttttttgcttgttctgtttttttggttaccATTTACCATAccatttgttctgtttttcctCTGCACCCATTccttttcgtttcttttttttttaataatttttttcttatttgttctcttttatttctgtTCCTTCTCGTTCTTTTTATTCCTCAATTGGTTACCAGTAGGAGCcaaaaaatttaattcaatagatattatttttaaagaataattttaataaaacttgaatattttatagattgaatcatttatatttgtttctaaaaattcAACATATGgtatatctaaaaataaaactattttttaattataataaatgatatcttgatttatttgtttcacaaaattagactcatatatataaaaaatgagaggtgaagtataatgataattaacaaattaatatgttaagttagatatcaaagaataatttaataaagaaaattaatatggtaagttagatgatatcttTCGAATattcttttaagatttttgaaaaaaataaatccagactatacaaataatataaaatttaatctataacctatttgtaaccaacttattaaaattatatagtctacaaaaaaaatgttgtgtacttccgttttattatataagggatAACAAAAAGAATTCCAAATGCCTTATAACTTTTTGAATTGGTGTTAAATCtgagaacaagaaaacaaaaatggcgTTAAATTGTGTACTATTCTCAATCACTTAAAATCGTTTaataaaaaacttaacaaaggttgtttaaaaaagaaaagaaaaaacttgaaaataccTTCCAATCATTCGTGATGTTTGATTCAGATTCTCTATACGAAATATAAACATAATAGTAATACACTTTAGTACTACTAGGAGTCAATGTCGAATATTAAAGAttcatttgaaatatttttaaaatgtgatAGTACTACATTTGATAACTATAATCATTTATTTgacacaaaatttttttgatagaGATATGTAACAAAATTTTCCATTAAAGTATCATCTTACTTTTCATTTTATCCccttttataattttcttaatttctcaTAACGTATGTGGAATGTGGTTATGCATTTTCTTTTAGGATAGATCAAAATCAAGTATTGTATTCTCTCAAATTGTCAAAATGTTTCTACTTCTAAATTTGAGTTCCTATGTGAACGtaaattatttgtaatataaatcTCCACTAAGATTATAAGCATTACGTGGTATGACAATAAAATGTAAAGGTCCCTTaatctcccccccccccccccccccccccccccccccccccccccccccccccccccccccccccccccNTAAAATACCTTCCAATCATTCATGATGTTTGATTCTGATTCTTTATACgaaatataaacattttactAATAATACACTAGGAGTCAATGTCGAATATTAAAGATTCATTTGAAATATTTCTAAAAGGTGTGATTGTTAGATATACTCATAGACATTTGATAATTAGAATTGTTTATTTGacacaaataaattttgatagagATAGGTAACAAAATTTTCCATTAAAGTATATATCATCTTACTTTgcatttttccccttttataATTCTCTTAATTTCTCATAACGTATGTAGTTATGCATTTTCTTTTAGGATAGATCAAAATCAAGTATTGTATTATCTCAATTTGTTTCTACTTCTAAACTTGAGTTCCTATGTGAACCTAAACTATTTGTAATACAGATCTCCACTAAAATTATAAGCATTACGTGGTATGACAATAAAAATGTAAAGGTAAGTTATATGGCCCTTAATCCCCCAAAATGTTATAGTGTCCCTATGCCATAAAAGAATGGATTgaaaaagaagacaaatgaATAACCCTTTCCCGCATATATTAAACGAATATTTAGAGAACAAATGTATAACCATTTCCCGCAAGAAAGACCAATAGAGGAGGAAATTCATGAGTGTGGGACTCTCCTAATTTGCTTTCATGGACCCATGCtccatcactaaatcataactaacaccAACATTTCTACCTTACTTTCTGATCCACTTGTCTTATGCTATGTGGCACCAAACTATTTTATGTATAAGCCATTAGGTATAACCTTTTCTTgttgaggaagaaaaagatgTAATTTTAATTAGCCTTTAGGACGTGTTGTAAGAAATTTTACTGTCACTTAATTCTTGAAATCATTGAAGTTAATTTAGTTGGGTTTATAGTGTCATATTTTCAAGTGTAGTAGTTACAATAGTATacagtaaaaacaaaagattaattttaaactatacaataaaaaaatattatatattttggtgcTATTAGGTTGGTGAATAGATGTATGCTTGTGGAGCATTATACTATATGTTAGTGGAGAAAAGAATGATATATGTCCATATGTTTCTTACATCTTAGACACTAATACGGGTAATCccaacctttttcttttccaagttAATAATGCATGCGAACTAAAATTTTGCATATACAAAATTGTCTAAGTTCATCGAACAATACTACTTTTCTATTGGTAGCctcaaattaagaaaaaatcaatcaatgCACACAacattgtaaattaaattttgatactATTAAAGACTTAGTCAAACTTACCGGTTTTGGGGATCATCTCGGAGACATAGGTAAACCAAGAGAAGCGAACCGGCTAATACTACTCTTCGTTTAACCGACAGAAACGGGCGACCCGGGTTGTGACCCGAATCCGGAAAccggagaagaaacagagctctCATCATCTCCATCAGACATGGTTTCAAGATCAGAACCATCAACGTTTATAACATCCCAGATCAACCAGTTCTTGGTCTTCGACGTATGAGGCTCGTCGTGAGTAACAGAGTTTCTCCACGGCGGCGTTCCACCGTTAGCCCTCATCCACTTGCCGCACCACGACTTGAGCTTCACCTGAAACCCATCTCTCTCCGGTTCCCACTGCGTTTGCCAATCCATCAGCTTGTTAAGTGACGTCGTCTGAGTCACCTTCTCACCGGTCATACCTAACAGCAACGGTTTGTTACTCGCAGTTAAGTACGTACCGTGGCTACTCCTCAGCCTTATCAGATTAGGTTTATCGACGACTTGCTCCACCGTCCAAACGGCTCGCCGTGTATCTCCTTTACGGCTTTGACGGATGGTTTCTTGGTCATCGTCGGCGACTAGAAACTTATCTAGGTGGCTTCGTAGCTTAACGTTGTTACCTTTTGTGAACAACTCcatatttgttttggttcttgaggtttgaaagaagagagacaagaagaagaacagagagaagttattgtttttgtgaatgaaggagaaagatgaggtttgttttggttggttatatagtttaaaactttaaatgatTAAAGATAGACAAAGCCTGGCTAAAAGGCAACTTTGTAAGTTAAAATTCGGATGGATTATGCAGGATGAAGTTATTGATAGAGGTTGATGAGAAAAGAACATCTTAGTGTTTAGGAAATAATATATTGACTCTCATAATCATAAGCTTTAGGTTACATAGAATTATATAGTACAATAGTTTCCTAAACTATAatgattgtaaatatataaatatctaaataataaatatagaatatattgttattaatctTGTGATCTTCTAGATCTCTCTATACGCTCCCTCAAGCTCAAGGTGTCATGAGTGAAGCGGAAGTGATAACTTGAAATTGACCATATATGATGTTGTATTTGATTGGAGTTATGAAGCGTTGTGCTTAAACCAGGTGGTTGACGGATCTACCGTAGTGTGCCAGAGTTAAATGACACATGAAAACACTTTGGACAATACTTGTTTGTGAAGGTAGGGAAGCCTATAGCTTTGAAGACGTCTTTTGGACATCTTGAAGATGAGATCAACTTGGATATGAAACGACACTTGTCGTGTAGAAGCAAATAGCTTAGAGGAAGTCGTGAACGACTTAGAAAACTTATGATCAACGTTGGATCAGGAACGACATAAGTCGTTGAGAAGCATATAGCTTAAAGAAGTAATGGTGACTTGACCATATCGACTAAGATGGCATGCAGAAAGATGCAAAAGGCACACATATGGAGGTGAGTCGAGAGGGGGCGGAGCTGTTTCGTGTTGGAGAAGCGGCAACAGAGCTTTTCTTCGTTGGAAGGTGGCTTGGCTGTGACTTAGCCGAATCTTGGAGAGATCATGTCACCATCAGCGTCTCCAGTGATGAAGATGGAAGATCTCGTGTTG
Coding sequences within:
- the LOC104741167 gene encoding uncharacterized protein LOC104741167; translation: MELFTKGNNVKLRSHLDKFLVADDDQETIRQSRKGDTRRAVWTVEQVVDKPNLIRLRSSHGTYLTASNKPLLLGMTGEKVTQTTSLNKLMDWQTQWEPERDGFQVKLKSWCGKWMRANGGTPPWRNSVTHDEPHTSKTKNWLIWDVINVDGSDLETMSDGDDESSVSSPVSGFGSQPGSPVSVG